A genomic stretch from Sulfobacillus thermosulfidooxidans includes:
- a CDS encoding nucleoside triphosphate pyrophosphohydrolase family protein, whose product MADPLKTQILALLQDLSEPQAACQITPNMIARIVNRPVQEVFEAMVHLSDDGLVLQHFRILCPFCSHPSPCSAPEIDKSVICPACHHTFPLSLDHLIVRFALSSAHPNMTITDAYHAVETFHAQNGFPITTGTRHDLLLRLALMQEELGEIASVVTKAPRGTDHTGFTQTDWDHLTEELTDLLYLWIGTAVHCGWTPTEIAQRFHDVHHKNMGRAPRHTALNNDKE is encoded by the coding sequence ATGGCAGACCCTCTCAAAACACAAATCCTCGCCCTGCTACAAGACCTTTCAGAACCGCAAGCAGCCTGTCAGATAACACCCAATATGATCGCTCGGATTGTTAATCGCCCTGTCCAGGAAGTCTTTGAAGCCATGGTTCACCTATCCGATGACGGTCTCGTCCTGCAACATTTTCGCATCCTCTGTCCGTTTTGCTCTCACCCATCTCCCTGTTCCGCTCCTGAAATCGACAAGTCCGTCATCTGTCCTGCGTGCCATCACACGTTCCCCCTATCGCTAGACCATCTGATTGTGCGCTTTGCTTTATCGTCTGCACATCCCAACATGACTATCACCGATGCCTACCACGCGGTAGAAACCTTCCATGCCCAAAACGGGTTTCCCATCACCACCGGCACCCGCCACGATCTCCTGCTCCGCCTAGCCCTCATGCAAGAAGAATTGGGTGAAATTGCCTCGGTTGTGACCAAGGCCCCTCGGGGCACCGATCACACCGGGTTTACTCAAACCGATTGGGACCACTTGACCGAAGAACTGACCGATCTCCTCTATTTATGGATCGGCACCGCCGTACATTGCGGCTGGACTCCCACAGAAATCGCCCAACGATTTCACGACGTCCATCACAAAAATATGGGGCGCGCGCCCCGCCATACCGCCTTAAATAATGATAAGGAGTGA
- a CDS encoding helix-turn-helix transcriptional regulator produces MHISTIGSRFRMARKAARLTQEQVAQGLCDRSYISLLEQDKVSPPTDLLVQLSQRVQIPIGELLGTQDFSTQTRSQLLYLDDLMNKGQIMVAYEYLEHLWWDAIHVHDKRTIHEIYRRVQRILEVCSQKDLSWPNAMVMWFLNEGDQERAIQLGYHIQRTLFRQQKWGDTIRWGKALLEMSVPLDLRLRIGIATGSALLRQGDVKQSEYQYTDVLNRLNGTSQRLVAEAWVTHGLSAVYGYLNEWEQAQQYAQRASTLYQTMNSPMYWLALQNVGISMAALGKPTPALQILMQCREHWIQMNDTIRRIDVEHDIEQI; encoded by the coding sequence ATTCACATCAGCACCATCGGATCGCGATTTCGAATGGCGCGTAAGGCTGCGCGATTAACCCAGGAGCAAGTTGCACAAGGTCTTTGTGACCGTTCGTACATTAGTCTCCTGGAACAAGATAAGGTCTCACCACCGACAGATCTGTTGGTCCAATTGAGCCAACGTGTTCAAATACCAATCGGGGAGCTATTAGGAACCCAAGACTTCTCTACCCAAACTCGCTCACAGCTGCTCTATCTTGATGACTTGATGAACAAAGGTCAAATTATGGTAGCCTATGAATATTTGGAACACTTATGGTGGGATGCCATCCACGTCCATGACAAACGGACCATTCACGAAATCTACCGTCGTGTACAACGCATTCTCGAAGTTTGCTCCCAGAAGGACCTGTCTTGGCCGAATGCTATGGTCATGTGGTTTCTCAACGAAGGAGATCAGGAACGGGCCATTCAATTGGGTTATCACATTCAACGGACATTGTTCAGACAACAAAAATGGGGCGACACTATTCGTTGGGGCAAGGCTCTTTTGGAAATGTCGGTACCCTTAGATTTACGCCTTCGTATAGGAATTGCCACAGGATCTGCGCTTTTGAGGCAAGGCGATGTCAAGCAGTCAGAATACCAATACACTGATGTCTTAAATCGACTTAACGGCACATCACAGCGTTTGGTCGCGGAGGCATGGGTGACACATGGATTATCTGCAGTTTATGGTTACTTAAATGAATGGGAGCAGGCGCAGCAGTATGCCCAAAGGGCGAGTACGCTTTATCAGACTATGAATTCACCCATGTACTGGCTAGCTCTGCAAAACGTGGGAATTAGCATGGCAGCTTTGGGTAAACCAACTCCCGCGCTTCAGATTCTGATGCAATGTAGGGAGCACTGGATTCAGATGAACGATACGATTCGTCGGATTGACGTAGAGCATGACATAGAGCAAATCTAA
- a CDS encoding nucleotidyltransferase family protein yields MLLQDLSNRRTEILELANRFGLTNIRVFGSQARGTASSRSDVDLLVHVSPGHSLLDLLSFEGAVEALLGCPVDVVSDRGLPPAIDAAIRRDCIPL; encoded by the coding sequence ATGCTTTTACAAGATCTTTCTAACCGGCGCACGGAAATCCTGGAATTGGCTAACCGGTTTGGCCTGACGAATATCCGGGTGTTTGGGTCACAGGCACGTGGCACCGCATCTTCGCGTAGCGACGTCGATTTGTTAGTCCACGTAAGCCCCGGACACAGTTTGCTGGATCTCCTGAGTTTCGAGGGCGCGGTTGAGGCATTGCTCGGTTGCCCTGTGGACGTGGTGTCCGACCGGGGACTACCCCCGGCCATTGATGCAGCCATTCGACGGGATTGCATTCCATTATGA
- a CDS encoding DUF3850 domain-containing protein — MRSYAFSIDPDDFYAITRQQCTANIRSESQDTPFSVGDHITFYEYQPNVGRTGQFCRVRITDVTRNPELYPGFALLSFQLEPNVPATISTPGGTLTVIGAPHDEYPGYDIAINGQLAASVEWHPVQQALMIRTYTAQSDDPVTYYHWATGNPFDETDVLHTDEHDLLHMYRRVNAAQQHTIREILHAFLALSSPH; from the coding sequence ATGCGTTCCTATGCTTTTTCCATTGATCCCGATGATTTTTATGCCATCACCCGTCAACAATGCACGGCCAATATTCGCTCCGAATCTCAAGACACCCCGTTTTCTGTTGGTGATCACATCACGTTTTATGAATACCAGCCGAACGTGGGCCGAACCGGCCAATTCTGTCGAGTTCGTATCACAGACGTTACCCGCAATCCTGAGCTTTATCCCGGTTTTGCGCTTCTGAGCTTTCAATTAGAACCCAATGTGCCTGCCACCATTTCGACTCCTGGCGGTACTCTTACCGTCATCGGCGCTCCACATGACGAGTATCCCGGCTACGATATTGCCATTAACGGACAACTCGCAGCCAGCGTGGAATGGCATCCCGTTCAACAGGCTCTCATGATTCGCACCTATACCGCCCAATCGGACGATCCCGTCACGTACTATCACTGGGCCACCGGAAACCCCTTCGACGAGACGGATGTCCTGCATACCGATGAACACGATCTCCTCCACATGTATCGTCGCGTGAACGCCGCTCAACAACACACGATTCGCGAAATCTTACACGCCTTCTTGGCGTTATCCTCGCCCCATTAG
- a CDS encoding HepT-like ribonuclease domain-containing protein codes for MTARAPAYLTQILQSLDRIASYSAEGSRAFFESPLLQDGIVHNLELIGASVKQLPAELLASHPNIPWSAIARMRDRLAHHYLGLDLELVWEVVQHDLPPLKDAVIAMLQTISQEPAVDVSRHASENGPGKGSNA; via the coding sequence ATGACGGCGCGAGCCCCCGCTTATCTGACGCAGATTCTTCAGAGTCTTGATCGCATCGCGTCATATAGTGCAGAAGGTTCCCGAGCATTTTTCGAGTCCCCGCTCCTCCAAGATGGTATTGTGCATAATCTCGAACTCATCGGAGCATCCGTCAAGCAGCTTCCAGCGGAGTTGTTGGCCTCGCATCCGAACATTCCCTGGTCCGCCATTGCGCGCATGAGAGACCGTTTAGCTCATCACTATCTTGGCCTCGACTTGGAACTTGTGTGGGAAGTTGTACAGCATGACTTGCCACCCCTGAAAGATGCGGTCATCGCCATGTTGCAAACGATAAGTCAAGAACCCGCGGTGGACGTCTCTCGTCATGCTTCCGAAAACGGCCCAGGGAAGGGCAGCAACGCCTGA
- a CDS encoding phospholipase D-like domain-containing protein: MGDDSLKFYDKISLLGLIPWLAGCGTLSVPLSNTPPSFIAPAPSASPTMAPSVIIEPADGVTPWITAIDHARTGIDLNVYLIDDSAILTALRQAGQRGIPIHVLLAPNPYHDTAAVTQEEHMLHTIPNCTVRWAPPRFDQAYAFDHAKYLVINPGTIGATAIIGSPNFTASAFDGTNLEVAAQVTGPTANAAAQVFQADWTRQPAGAAPRRTLVLSPGATTTWLHLLQSPGSIAMMTEEIGDDPTILAQMAADGPRLSLLCPPPADAAAAARLATLAAAGVHIRTLNTPYVHAKTLITPTQAFLGSQNLSAVSLQDNREMGLIVSGTDRQHLAAWFQHNWHQATPWTATASASPASSRPWLPDGASMTTVRHLWGPPERTYPTTYHGQSQIAWVYPTATVYFVHQHLVAVSDR; encoded by the coding sequence ATGGGAGATGATTCTTTGAAATTCTATGACAAGATTTCCCTTCTCGGACTCATTCCCTGGCTTGCCGGATGTGGAACGCTATCCGTCCCCCTGTCCAATACCCCACCATCTTTCATCGCCCCCGCTCCGTCCGCTTCCCCGACAATGGCTCCGTCTGTCATTATAGAACCCGCTGATGGTGTGACGCCCTGGATCACCGCCATTGACCACGCCCGCACTGGCATTGACCTCAATGTCTATCTCATTGATGATTCCGCTATCCTCACCGCATTACGCCAAGCGGGCCAACGCGGCATCCCCATTCACGTGCTACTAGCCCCCAATCCGTACCATGACACAGCCGCCGTGACGCAAGAAGAACACATGCTCCACACGATTCCCAATTGCACCGTCCGATGGGCTCCGCCTCGCTTCGATCAAGCCTATGCCTTCGACCATGCCAAATACCTCGTCATCAATCCGGGCACCATCGGTGCAACCGCCATTATCGGATCGCCTAATTTCACCGCCAGTGCCTTTGATGGGACGAATCTCGAAGTCGCCGCGCAAGTCACAGGCCCTACGGCCAACGCCGCCGCCCAGGTCTTTCAAGCCGACTGGACCCGGCAACCGGCCGGAGCCGCTCCGCGTCGCACCTTAGTCCTTTCTCCGGGCGCGACAACGACCTGGTTACACTTGCTCCAGTCCCCCGGCTCCATTGCGATGATGACCGAAGAAATTGGCGATGACCCCACCATTCTCGCCCAAATGGCGGCGGACGGACCGCGTTTGTCCCTACTGTGTCCTCCCCCCGCCGATGCTGCCGCCGCAGCGCGTCTGGCGACCTTAGCCGCCGCCGGCGTCCACATTCGGACCCTGAATACGCCTTACGTCCACGCCAAAACCCTGATTACGCCCACCCAAGCCTTTCTCGGCTCCCAAAACCTCTCGGCCGTCTCCCTCCAAGACAATCGGGAAATGGGCCTTATCGTGTCCGGCACCGATCGCCAACACCTCGCGGCCTGGTTTCAACACAATTGGCATCAGGCCACGCCGTGGACCGCCACCGCTTCGGCTTCCCCCGCGTCATCCCGGCCCTGGCTCCCGGATGGCGCCTCTATGACCACCGTCCGACATCTCTGGGGTCCACCGGAACGCACCTATCCGACCACCTATCACGGCCAATCCCAAATCGCTTGGGTCTATCCGACCGCCACCGTCTATTTTGTCCATCAGCATCTCGTCGCCGTGAGCGATCGATAA